CCACGCCGTCCTTGATCGGCACGTTGTAATCCACGCGCACGAGGACGCGCTTGCCCTTCACGTCGAGTTGATCGAGATTTTTCATCCTTCCTCCCTCATATAAAAAAGATGGCAGAAGGCCTCAGCCCTCCACCATCTTCCGTCAATGCTTAAGCGCCTTTTTCCTGAACCAGTTCCACCAGATCGGCAATCCGGTTGCTGTAGCCCCACTCGTTGTCGTACCAGGAGAAGAACTTGACCAGGTTGCCCATCGCCATGGTCAGGCCGCCGTCGATGATCGCGCTGTGCGGGTCACCCACGATGTCCTGCAGCACAATCGGGTCTTCGGTGTACTTGATGATGTTCTTGTAACTGCCCTCGGCGGCCTTGCGGAACACGTCGTTGACCTCTTCCACGGTCACGTCACGGCCCAGGATGACCACCACGTCGCTGATGCTGCCGACGGGGGTGGGCACACGCAGCGAGGTGCCGTCGAACTTGCCCTTCAGCTTGGGGTACACCTGCGACACGGCCTTGGCCGCGCCCGTGCTGGTGGGGATGATGTTGATGGCGGCGGCCCGCGCGCGGCGCAGATCGCTGTGCGGCAGGTCCAGGATGCGCTGATCGTTGGTGTAGCTGTGGACGGTGGTCATGATGGCCTTCTCGATGCCAAACGCCTCGTCCAGCAGCTTCATCGGCGCGCCCAGGCTGTTGGTGGTGCAGCTCGCGTTGCTGATGATGTGGTGGTTCTTGGGATCGTAATCCTGCTCATTGACGCCCAGCACAATGGAGAAGTCCTCGTTCTTGGCGGGCGCGGTGATCAGCACCTTCTTGGCACCGCCGGCCAGGTGCTTGCTCGCGCCCTCACGGCTGGTGAAGATGCCGGTGGACTCGATGACGATGTCCGCGCCCATCTCGCCCCACTTGATGTTGGCGGGATCGCGTTCGGCCAGCGTGTGGATCTTCTGTCCGTTGACGGTCATGCTGTCCTCGTCGTAGTCCACGGTGCCGTTAAAGCGGCCGGCGGTGGAGTCGTACTTGAGCAGCGTCGCCAGCGTCTTGTTGTCGGTCAGGTCATTGATCGCCACCACGTCCACGCCCCGGTCCATCAGGATGCGGAACACCAGACGCCCGATGCGGCCGAACCCGTTGATGCCCACTTTCATCTTGCCCGAATTGTTTCCCGTCATGCTTCCTCCAGTCGTGAGGGCCGCCGTCCACGGTGGGCGGCGACTGACCTCTCATGGCTCAGTCTAACGGCTGACCGCTGTTTCGGCTTCGCGTCTCATCTACACCAAAGCGTCACATTGGTCGTCGCGGCGTTGCTCAGCGCAGTGCGCGGTCTGGATGGGCTGCGGAAAAGACCGGTTGCCGGACGCCGGTCAATAGACGAGTCATCCCAGCACGGCGACATCAGCATCACCCCTGATCCGTCGCGTCCGCCCGCGGCTGGCGGCCGAGGTGCTGACCCTGTTGGACGTGACCGCTGCCGCCAAACGGTGTGGGTACTCGACACTCAGGTGTTGGAGAGTGGACAGAGCAGAGAACGTGGGGCGCGAGCATGATCCACAGTTCTTCTCGTTCTCGCCCCAGACGCCGCTGCCCAGACTTTATGTTCTGCGTCCCCCAGCCGCGCCCCATACTGAGCCGCATGAGCGACACCCTTCTCGTGATGAAATTCGGCGGCACCAACATGCAGGACTCGGGAGCCATCCGCCACAGCGCCTCGCTGGCCGGCCGCAGCCTCGTGACCGGCGTGCGGGTCGTGGTGGTCGTCTCCGCGATGGCCGGGGTGACCAATGGCCTGCTGGCCCTGGCCGACGCGGCGGAATCCGGCGACATTGCTGCCGCCAACGACGAGATCGCCGCGCTGCGAACGCGCCACTTCACGGCGGCCCAGGAACTCGGCGCGGCGCCCGACAGTGCCACCGTGCGTGACATCCGCGAGATGCACGAGACGCTGCGTCAGGCGGTGTACGGCGTGTACCTGCTGCGCGAGCTGACCCCCCGCAGCCGTGACCTGATCGTGGCCTTCGGCGAGCGGCTCTCGGCCCCGCTGATGGCGCTGGCCCTGGAAGCCCAGCAGCACCGCGCCCACGCGCTGACAGGGGGTGAGGCGGGCATCCTGACCGATCACCATTTCGGCAATGCCAAGCCGCTGGCCACCACCTACGAACGCGTCCGGGACCGCCTGAGCGGCCTGCTGGCGGCCGGGGTCACCCCTGTGGTCTCGGGATTTATGGGGGAAACCGAGCGCGGCGCGATCACCACGCTGGGACGCGGCGGCACCGACTTCTCGGCCACGATCATCGGGAAGGCGCTGGGTGCGGACGAGGTCTGGGCGTGGAAGGACGTGGACGGGGTGATGAGCGCGGACCCCCGCGTCGTGAAAGACGCCCGCAACATCACCACCCTCAGTTACGGGGAGGTGATGGAACTGGCCTACTTCGGCGCGAAGGTGCTGCACCCGCTGGCAGTGACGCCACTGCAGGAGAGCGGCATTCCGCTGCGGGTCAAGAGCGCCGCCGATCCGGACTTTCCTGG
This genomic stretch from Deinococcus radiopugnans ATCC 19172 harbors:
- a CDS encoding aspartate kinase, which translates into the protein MSDTLLVMKFGGTNMQDSGAIRHSASLAGRSLVTGVRVVVVVSAMAGVTNGLLALADAAESGDIAAANDEIAALRTRHFTAAQELGAAPDSATVRDIREMHETLRQAVYGVYLLRELTPRSRDLIVAFGERLSAPLMALALEAQQHRAHALTGGEAGILTDHHFGNAKPLATTYERVRDRLSGLLAAGVTPVVSGFMGETERGAITTLGRGGTDFSATIIGKALGADEVWAWKDVDGVMSADPRVVKDARNITTLSYGEVMELAYFGAKVLHPLAVTPLQESGIPLRVKSAADPDFPGTLVQAQAHDEAGHPVKAVTAIRNVSIINISGAGVLGIPEVIASVFDAIARENITLLMVSQSSSMSNVSLAVQSGDAERTLSALRAGVSRELKVDRQSDVAVLAIVGSGMRGQRGVSARLFTALASQDINILMISQGSSELNISVAIEGLQVDEATRAVHAAFGLGQPVEEIK
- the gap gene encoding type I glyceraldehyde-3-phosphate dehydrogenase, producing MKVGINGFGRIGRLVFRILMDRGVDVVAINDLTDNKTLATLLKYDSTAGRFNGTVDYDEDSMTVNGQKIHTLAERDPANIKWGEMGADIVIESTGIFTSREGASKHLAGGAKKVLITAPAKNEDFSIVLGVNEQDYDPKNHHIISNASCTTNSLGAPMKLLDEAFGIEKAIMTTVHSYTNDQRILDLPHSDLRRARAAAINIIPTSTGAAKAVSQVYPKLKGKFDGTSLRVPTPVGSISDVVVILGRDVTVEEVNDVFRKAAEGSYKNIIKYTEDPIVLQDIVGDPHSAIIDGGLTMAMGNLVKFFSWYDNEWGYSNRIADLVELVQEKGA